TCTCGGAATGAGGCCTCGATGATGCCATAGCGGCCGGCGAAGGCCATCCCTCCTGGCTGGTGGTCGGCCGGCTTGGCACAAAAAAAGCGCCCCGGACGGGGCGCTTCGGTCATCGGCTCCGGCCGCGCCGCCGGGGCGGCGGGCCTTCGATGGTGCGAGCATCGGAGTCGAAGGGCGGGCTCCGGCTCAGGCCTCGGCCACCGGAATCACGTTCGAGGCGGCCTTCTGGAACTCCTCGATCTCGTGGAAGTTCATGTAGCGATAGATCTCGCCGGCCATGGCGTCGAACTCGCTCATGTAGCGGCGATACTCGTCGACGCTGGGCAGGCGGCCTTCCACCGCGGCCACCGCGGCCAGCTCCGCCGAGGCCAGGTAGACGTCGGCGCCGTCGCCCAGGCGGTTGGGGAAGTTGCGGGTGGAGGTGGAGACCACGGTGCTCTTGGCGGCGACCCGTGCCTGGTTGCCCATGCACAGTGAGCAGCCGGGCATCTCCATGCGCGCGCCGGCACGGCCGTAGATGCCGTAGTAGCCTTCCTCGGTGAGCTGGTGCTGGTCCATCTTGGTCGGCGGGGCCAGCCACAGCTTGGTCTTCAGGCTGCCGGCGGGCTGCTTCTCGAGCAGCTTGCCGGCGGCGCGGAAGTGGCCGATGTTGGTCATGCACGAGCCGATGAACACCTCGTCGATCGTCTCGCCGGCCACCTCGGAGAGCAGGCGGGCGTCGTCCGGGTCGTTCGGGGCGCACAGCACCGGCTCCGCCAGCTGGTCGAGGTCGATCTCGATGACCTCGGCGTACTCGGCGTCCTGGTCGGCGCGCATCAGGCTCGGCTCGGCCAGCCACGCCTCCATGGCCAGGATGCGGCGCTCGATGGTGCGCTTGTCGCCGTAGCCGTTGGCGATCATCCACTTGAGCAGGGTGATGTTGGACTTGAGGTACTCGGCGACCGAGTCCTCGCCCAGGGTGATGGTGCAGCCGGCCGCGGAGCGCTCGGCGGAGGCGTCGGAGAGCTCGAAGGCCTGCTCGACGGTGAGGTCCTCGAGGCCCTCGATCTCCAGGACGCGACCGGAGAAGGCGTTCTTCTTGCCGGACTTCTCGACGGTCAGCAGGCCCTGCTGGATGGCGTAGTAGGGGATGGCGTGGACCAGGTCACGCAGGGTGACGCCGGGCTGACGCTTGCCCTTGAAGCGCACCAGCACCGATTCCGGCATGTCCAGCGGCATCACCCCGGTGGCGGCGGCGAAGGCCACCAGCCCGGAGCCCGCGGGGAAGGAGATGCCCATCGGGAAGCGGGTGTGGGAGTCGCCGCCGGTGCCCACGGTGTCGGGCAGCAGCATGCGATTGAGCCAGGAGTGGATGATGCCGTCGCCCGGACGCAGCGAGACGCCGCCGCGGTTCATGATGAAGTCGGGCAGGGTGTGGTGGGTCTCCACGTCGACCGGCTTGGGGTAGGCGCTGGTGTGGCAGAAGGACTGCATCACCAGGTCGGCCTGGAAGCCCAGGCAGGCCAGGTCCTTGAGCTCGTCGCGGGTCATCGGACCGGTGGTGTCCTGGGAGCCCACGGTGGTCATCTTCGGCTCGCAGTACATGCCCGGACGCACGCCGTCCATGCCGCAGGCCTTGCCGACCATCTTCTGGGCCAGGGTGAAACCCTTGCCGGTGTCGGCGGGTTGCTCGGGCAGGCGGAAGACGTCGGAGGGCGCGAGGCCCAGGGACTCGCGGGCCTTGGCGGTCAGGCCGCGGCCGATGATCAGCGGGATGCGGCCGCCGGCGCGCACCTCGTCGAGCAGCAGCTGGGTCTTGAGCTCGAAGGTGGTCAGCACCTCGTCGCTGCCGTGCTTGCAGACCTTGCCCTGGTAGGGGTAGACGTCGATGACGTCGCCCATGCCGAGCTTCTCGACGTCCATCTCGACCGGCAGGGCACCGGAGTCTTCCATGGTGTTGAAGAAGATCGGCGCGATCTTGCCGCCGAAGCAGAAGCCGCCGGCGCGCTTGTTCGGCACGTTGGGGATGTCGTCACCGAAGAACCACAGCACGGAGTTGGTGGCGGACTTGCGCGAGGAGCCGGTGCCGACGACGTCGCCGACGTAGGCGACCGGGAAGCCCTGGGCCTTGACGTCCTCGATCTGCTTGAGCGGGCCGGTCACGCCGGGCGCCTCGGGGGCGATGCCATCGCGCTCGTTCTTGAGCATGGCGTTGGCATGCAGCGGGATGTCGGGACGCGACCAGGCATCCGGGGCCGGGGAGAGGTCGTCGGTGTTGGTCTCGCCGGGCACCTTGAACACGGTCAGGGTGATCTTCTCGTCCAGGGCCGGCTTGGACAGGAACCACTCGGCCTCGGCCCAGGACTGGATGACGTCCTTGGCCACGGCGTTGCCTGCCTTGGCGCGTTCCTCCACGTCGTGGAAGGCATCGAACATCAGCAGGGTATGCTTGAGCTGTTCACCGACCTCGGTGGCCAGCGCCTCGTCGTCCAGCAGCTCGACCAGGGAGACGATGTTGTAGCCGCCCTGCATGGTGCCCAGCAGCTTGACCGCATGGACGCGGTCGATCAGCGGGGACTCAGCCTCGCCCTTGGCGATGGCGGTGAGGAAGCCGGCCTTGACGTAGGCGGCCTCGTCGACGCCCGGCGGGACGCGGTTGGTGAGCAGGTCGAGAATGGCCTCTTCTTCCCCGGCGGGCGGGGTCTTCAGCAGCTCGACCAGGGCAGCCGTCTGCTCGGCGTTCAGGGGCTTCGGCGGAACGCCGGCCTGGGCACGCTCCTCGACATGTTGGCGATAGGCTTCAAGCACGTGGTGGCCCTCATTGGTTGTGATAGCCGAGGCGGCCGCGCGACGGGTCCGTCGCGCGGCCGCCTCGGCGCGTGAATCGACACGGTCAACGGTGGCGCAATTCTAGAAGAAACTGTCGACAATGTTAAGGACGCCCGTCCCGCCGGCCCTTGAACTTTGGTCTGCGGCCCTCCGCAGGGTGCCAGCGCGCCCGTGCCGCGTTACCATGGATGGCGAATCAACGGAGAGGAGCGGACGATGGCCGGGCGCGTCACCTCACCCTGCGTGGGGCTCTGTTCGACCACGGTGGGCGACCGCGTCTGCCGGGGCTGCCAACGCCTGGATGGCGAGATTCGCGACTGGCCGGCCCTGGCGGGGGAGGAGCGCGAGCGACGCATGGCCGAGCTCGATGCCCTCCGCGTGGCGGTGGCCGGGCGCCACCTGGTGGTGGTGGATGCCGAGGCCCTGGAGGCCCAGCTGCAACGGCATCGCATCCGCTTTCGTGCCGAGCAGCCCCCGCTGTCCCGGGCCGTCGAGCTGTTGCGGGTGGGGCGCGGGCGGATCCGCGACCTGTCCCGCTACGGCCTGGCCCCGCGGGAGCGGCTGGACGCCGCGGCCCTGCATGCCCGGATCTCGGCCGAGTTGATGGCCGCGGCCGAGACGCGCCGGCATGCGGCCGTGCCCCTCTCCTGAACCCTTGAGCCGCCGGACTTCCCCCCATGACTGCGATGCTTGCCGCGCCCGACCTCGACGATCTGCTCCCCCCGGGGCTGCTCGACTTCCTGCCCTGTGCCACTCCCGATGCCTGGGTCGACTGGGCGCTCGCCAATCCCGAGCTGCTGCTGATCGACCACGCCCAGTGCGAGAAGAAGGCCGCCGCCACCGCCATGAGCCTGCTCCACCGCTACGTGGACCAACCCCTGCTGCTGTCCAGGATGTGCCAGCTGGCCCGGGAGGAGCTGCTGCATTTCGAGCAGGTGATCAAGCTGATGGAGGCTCGGGGCATCGTCTACCGCCATATCGGGGCGTCGCGCTATGCCGAGGGATTGCGCCGCCACGTGCGCGGCGAGGAGCCACACCGCCTGGTCGACATCCTGCTGGTCGGGGCCCTGATCGAGGCGCGCAGCTGCGAGCGCTTCGCTCGCCTGATCCCGCACCTGGACGCCGAGCTTGCCAAGTTCTATCGCGGTCTGGTTAAGTCGGAAGGGCGCCACTATGAGGACTATCTGATGCTGGCGCGGCAGCTTGCCCCGGAGGCGCTCGACTCACGCCTCGCCTTCTTCGCCGAACGCGAGGCCGAACTGATCACCATGCCGGACACGGCATTTCGTTTCCACAGCGGTGTACCGGCCTGAAGCCGCCGCGCCGCCCAGCAGGACCGATCACCATGCGGGATGCTTCCGACGCCGTTACTCATGACGACCAGGATCGCCTGGCCCTCTTCGGTCACTTCTCGCTGACCCTGGGCGACGACGCCCTGACCCATTTCAGCTATGACAAGGTCAAGGCGTTGCTGGTCTACCTGCTGCTCCACGATCAGCCGGTCAACCGGGCCACCCTGGCCGAGTTGCTGTGGCCGGATCAGGGGCTGTCGTCCGGTCGCACCAACCTGCGCCACGCCCTGCACTGCCTGCGGCAGTCGCTGGGCGAGCAGGCCGAGCAGGTGTTGTCGGTCTCCCGCCAGACCATCGCCTTCAAGCTGCCCGAGAGCTGGCATTTCGACCTCCATGAGCTGCAGGCCCTGCTCGACGCCCCGGCC
The Halomonas sp. M4R1S46 DNA segment above includes these coding regions:
- the acnB gene encoding bifunctional aconitate hydratase 2/2-methylisocitrate dehydratase; the protein is MLEAYRQHVEERAQAGVPPKPLNAEQTAALVELLKTPPAGEEEAILDLLTNRVPPGVDEAAYVKAGFLTAIAKGEAESPLIDRVHAVKLLGTMQGGYNIVSLVELLDDEALATEVGEQLKHTLLMFDAFHDVEERAKAGNAVAKDVIQSWAEAEWFLSKPALDEKITLTVFKVPGETNTDDLSPAPDAWSRPDIPLHANAMLKNERDGIAPEAPGVTGPLKQIEDVKAQGFPVAYVGDVVGTGSSRKSATNSVLWFFGDDIPNVPNKRAGGFCFGGKIAPIFFNTMEDSGALPVEMDVEKLGMGDVIDVYPYQGKVCKHGSDEVLTTFELKTQLLLDEVRAGGRIPLIIGRGLTAKARESLGLAPSDVFRLPEQPADTGKGFTLAQKMVGKACGMDGVRPGMYCEPKMTTVGSQDTTGPMTRDELKDLACLGFQADLVMQSFCHTSAYPKPVDVETHHTLPDFIMNRGGVSLRPGDGIIHSWLNRMLLPDTVGTGGDSHTRFPMGISFPAGSGLVAFAAATGVMPLDMPESVLVRFKGKRQPGVTLRDLVHAIPYYAIQQGLLTVEKSGKKNAFSGRVLEIEGLEDLTVEQAFELSDASAERSAAGCTITLGEDSVAEYLKSNITLLKWMIANGYGDKRTIERRILAMEAWLAEPSLMRADQDAEYAEVIEIDLDQLAEPVLCAPNDPDDARLLSEVAGETIDEVFIGSCMTNIGHFRAAGKLLEKQPAGSLKTKLWLAPPTKMDQHQLTEEGYYGIYGRAGARMEMPGCSLCMGNQARVAAKSTVVSTSTRNFPNRLGDGADVYLASAELAAVAAVEGRLPSVDEYRRYMSEFDAMAGEIYRYMNFHEIEEFQKAASNVIPVAEA
- a CDS encoding tRNA-(ms[2]io[6]A)-hydroxylase, with amino-acid sequence MTAMLAAPDLDDLLPPGLLDFLPCATPDAWVDWALANPELLLIDHAQCEKKAAATAMSLLHRYVDQPLLLSRMCQLAREELLHFEQVIKLMEARGIVYRHIGASRYAEGLRRHVRGEEPHRLVDILLVGALIEARSCERFARLIPHLDAELAKFYRGLVKSEGRHYEDYLMLARQLAPEALDSRLAFFAEREAELITMPDTAFRFHSGVPA
- a CDS encoding DUF1289 domain-containing protein, translated to MAGRVTSPCVGLCSTTVGDRVCRGCQRLDGEIRDWPALAGEERERRMAELDALRVAVAGRHLVVVDAEALEAQLQRHRIRFRAEQPPLSRAVELLRVGRGRIRDLSRYGLAPRERLDAAALHARISAELMAAAETRRHAAVPLS